GATTTTGCATTTAAATTATACTcacttttcacttaattaatttgTCATGTtttagtttagaaattttaatggtgttaaaaaataggggacacatttAGTCCATATATGTTATGTGATATTCCTTTAACATGACATTGGCATTCATaaacaaatttcaaattaaaaaatatatggaaTTCTATAAAatgctttcaatttttttcctagacaatatcaaaaaataaaaaaaaaagtataaaaaaaatacaatacaaatatattttttttaaataaaaccctgaaattttttatgatatataaattaattacataaagaattcaaaataaaaaataaaaactaaaaatataaaagttctaaaaatttatataaattttaaaaaatttaaaatttaaaaatatataaaaaattttaaaaatatatttctcaataatatatataaattaagtaaaaagtttatataaaaaatagatataagTTTTTCCATTTAggtattttaaagttttattctGTTACTTCCAAACcaattaaatgatcaaaatatttaaaattaacattaaaaaacaaaaaatccaTCTCTCTTTACCTCTCCCGCCCCTTCCTTCTTCATGTTCTCTGTCTTCATCATCTTACCCATGTGTGAAATCAAAAATCTCGTAAAAAACAATTTGTCATGTCctcaaaatagagaaaatgggcttctcttttttacccttttttttctttcctattttgattttttaatattgaaaatggggtttgttttaatggaaaagaagatgaatatttattttagtgcTGAAAATGGAAGTTTGTTTTAATGGGAGAAATTTGGAGAAGAGTTTATTTTAAAcagtttaaaattttctttgtaGAGTAaaggaaaatgataaaaatgaaagaTGGAAGGGAAGAGATTGAgagattatatttttaatttttaatttttattgaatcttaattataaatatttttatttaattaaaatatcacatGTCATAATTTCATTGGttcgaaaattttcaaaaaaaaaattgatcacCTAAATGAGAAATTACATATTTTGGGTACTTATTTTTCATATAAGCTTTTGCATTCATTATAAGTGAACACACATTTGAATGTAATGGAGCCCAGGTAATATTGGATGTTTTAATTAGCTGTGGACTTTGGGTTTATTTTAGCCGTCGTTAAGTTTCTTTATGACGGTTGATTTGACTAGTTTTCCCATTCGATGTTACCAGAACAGTTATTAGTTttgtttttcaataaaatatccCCAACCCttatttagtataaaaaaaaaaaaaccacaacAACAACTATGTTTGAATACTTTtagatattatattaaaaaaaataaatattaatcagttgttaaaaaatatatatgtaaatctTCAAAAGAAGCGGCAAAAGCTTAGCTCAGGGAACCGTCGGGAAAATATTGAGCAAAAGCAAATAAAGAGCTTGGCGAGTAAGAAAAATGCGACCATGAAGGTATCCAACACATCTTCCTCTGTTGTGAAcgtcttataatttttttaaaacttgaaatattcaaaagtttttaagTCTAATTATTATCAATTCTATACGCACTGACTCACTGCACTAATCAAAAACATCTTTCATTTTCACGTTGCCTTCTCTTCTTTTCCTTCCCCTCTGCTTCCCTTTCGACCTTGCTTCTTCTTCCACCTGTTTCCATCTTCCTCCGCCCACATGCTCATGGTCGGCGTAGCTCCGGCCACCATGAGCTCTCCGTTCCCCGCTTTCTTCCATTTGCTCCTATCTACTGttattgtttgcttttattttttttctatgtgCTTGTGTTTTGTTTTAGGTATGGATCTTGGTTGCATCCTTGCTTTTCCATGGTTTGACTTGATGGGCTCCCCAAAAGAGGGTATTTGGCTTCTGTACCGGGTAATCTCTGCCACCCCCTAATGCTCCAAGTTCGCGGAGCAATTCTAAGGTGTATGTTTCCGCCTAAAGGCTTTCGAAGGTTGGAGTATTCCAAGTGGTCTTGTACGATTGCAATGTCTATCGTAACCAAAGCTTGGAGGTGAAGATGAAGACTAAGGGATTAGAACTAATGTTGCTTTTTTGGTGCTTATAACAAAGTTGACGCTTTGTGGGTTTTAGtctattttgttttttgttgGCCTCTCGTGGCTCTTTGTGTTAGGTGTATTGATAGGCAGATTGTGCCTATTTTCTCTTCGTTGGACGTGgttgttttgaaattttcttaATGTTTGGAAGAAAAAAACATGAGTGGTCACCTTTGTATCTATTCTGCAAACGTGATTGGACATTAATAATTAGGGTTTACATAGGAAATTAAGGACCCATTGTTTAGAAAACCCACCAAATAAAACTCCATGTTGATCTTCTTTCATTAGAAAGTTGAAAGCCAGTAAAGATTTTACCAGTAGAAAACACAAAACCCCCGCAAATTGACGGCTGTTACTTATTACCAGTAAAAAATGCAAGGAATTCGCACGACCAAACAGCCTACCGTCCCTCATAGATAAAAACACACTGACTGACAAATACCCATTTGTCCACTCTGTAAGTTTCCCACCTTTCATCACCATTTAATAAAAAGGGGCCACCTTTTTTTCCACACCAAACCTTTTCCCTTTTACTTTTCGTTTTCCTCATACTAAAAGACAGATCCCCTTTTTAATCGATTCCCTTTAACTTGTGCTTTACGTTCAAGCTTTTTTCAGtgtttcttgttaaaattggactTCAGCTTTTTCATCCTCTGTTTTcgttgaaaaaaaaatgatgggCGGCGAGGGGTTTAGAACAGCATCCGCCGCCGCCGGCGTAGCACCGGAAAAAGCGGCGAGTTTTAACGATGTGGTGCGTGAATTCATGAAGGGATTGCTGGAGATGAGCGTGGAATTCGGGAGAGGTTGTCGGGATGTACTGCGGCAGAGTTTGGTTACAGAGGATTCGTTTTTAGTGAGGAATTTCGGTAACGATTCTTACATTGGTCGAAAAATCAAGGTTCCTAAAGGCAAAGTTTTAAGGAGATTAAGATTGTTTAATGAGTACTTGGTTCCAGAAGACAAAGATCCTTTGCATGCTTGGTCTGTAATACTCTCCGTCTTCCTTCTTGCTCTTGCAGGTATTGTTAAGAAATAAAATGGAACATGGTTATTAGGATTATTTCTCAAGTTTTAAGATTCTCATTCAGATTCAAAACCTTATTATTGCCCACACAAACATAGGtacctttgatttttatttttctgttgaTCAATTACTGATAAAAAGAAGCATTGCTGCAGTCTTGAGTTTAAGTATAGAGTATGATACTGCAATCCCGGTGGCAAAGAAAGTGTACATACATCCTCCTAGTGCGGATCGAATAATTCTACCGGACGGTAGATATATGGCATATAGAGAGCAAGGCGTTCCAGCCGATAGAGCTAGATTTTCGATCatcattccacattcatttcttTCTTCCCGACTTTCAGGTTTGGTATAGAAATGCTAGAGTATATACCAACTTGGTTTTATTGACCTACATGTGTTCATACAATTCATACTTAATTTTCTCAGTTTGTGTCCTTTTGCCCCCCccccaccccccccccaaaaaaaatgcTAGGGATTCCTGGACTTAAGGCTTCGCTATTAGAAGAATTTGGAGTGCGCTTGTTGACATATGATCTTCCGGGTTTTGGTGAGAGTGATCCTTACCCCTATAGGAACCTCGAGTCATCAGCATCGGATATGTTGTTCTTAGCAAATGCTCTTGGTGTTAGTGACAAGTTTTGGGTTGTAGGATACTCAACTGGTAGTGTGCATGCCTGGGCTGCTCTCAGATATATTCCCGATAGACTTGCAGGTACTAATTTCATTTAACTTCAGTAACTTAAGTTTTTACAACTGACTATGCACTCTTGGGGAAGTGATCATCTTTGGTTCACCATGGCTAATTTGCAGGTGCAGCTATGTTTGCTCCAATGGTCAATCCTTATGATTCACTGATGAATAGGGGAGAAAGATATGGAACCTGGGAAAAGTGGACTCGGAAAaggaaatttatgtattttttggCTAGAAGATTTCCTAAATTTCTATCTTACTTCTACCGGCAAAGCTTCCTCTCTGGAAAGCATGGTCAGATTGATCAATGGCTGGCATTGACACTGGGAACAAGGGTGAGTGATTTTCTACACTATGAGCTCTCTAAGGTTCCGGAATCCAGTTAAGTACAGTGCATAATATGCAAATTTTTGTTTCCAAGGGCACTCTACGGTCTTTAATGTGGAAATGCATAATATTCTAAGCGAGTCACTAGAATTTTGCGGCATTTCACTTGTCAAGCATCTAATCTAAATTCATATATTGTCTTTACAGGATAGAGCTTTGATAGAAGACCCTATCTATGAAGAATTCTGGCAAAGGGATGTCGAAGAATCAATCCGACAAGGAAATGCAAAACCTTTTGTGGAGGAAGCTGTATTGCAAGTTTCTAATTGGGGATTCAGCCTTGCAGACCTCAAATTACAGAAGAAACAGAGAGGAAAAGGAATCCtaaatttgatcaagtttttTCTTAGTGGCTCTGAGGAAGAATATACTGGTTTTCTTGGTCCAATACACATATGGCAGGTATAATTTCATCCTATGTTGCTTTGACTCTTCCATTTTCTTGAACTACTCGTATCTTTCACTTGTGTCCAACACATATCTAGACATATGATCCTTCAAAGACCCTCCAATTACATGgaaaaacttattaaaaaaaaaagaacataccTATGTTGGAATGGACCTGTATCTGGTACTCAAAATCACCTGAGTAACATAGATTCCATCCTTATTCATACATTGCTGCTGCATTAAACTGTTTTGCTACACTTTTACCTGTTCATTGAAGCATTACGGATTTACTGATCTATTGTTCTCTAGTTTAATATGTGATAGCTGAGAAGTTCTTTGCTTTAGAGGCTTccattttacttttgtttttgtGGTTAATTTGTTGCCAACGATTATCATATTTAACTTGCTTTTTACATTTTGGATTCTTGCGGTCACGTTAATATAACTTCTTGGAACTACATTTTTTCCAAAACCTATTTGCTCAATTTGGTAACAAAGAAGCCTCcttgtactaataataaaaataaaaaaaggctaGCTTTCTGGTATTCTTAAACATGAGTTAGACAACCCATAGAGCACTTGATAGATACTTAGTACATCAAACTTTCTTTTTGGAAGAAAGTACCCTGGCACTAAGTTACTGCGacacttcatttttcttgaagtaccctTGTTCAACTTCTATGTCCAGCCCATAGGTATAACCTCCATAGACCCAGATGATATATGGTAAAACTTAGAAAAGCTTGAATTTTCCCATGTCAAAACCCGAGTCCTAGTAACAAAGCCTTGGTATATAAGATCATCAATGAATATTTGGTTTTGATTCCCAAGATATGAACTTTTAATCTAAAATTGTACGAGTCCTAGTTTGCTTGCAACCTATaaactatggttttattttgcAATTTGAGAGCAGAACAAGACATGGATTACTATTCTCAAGGAAATTTTAGTTgaaccttctttctttttaattttatttgctaaATTTTTTGGTGTTATACAGGGGATGGATGATAAAGTAGTCCCACCTTCAATGACTGATTTCGTTCATAGGGTTCTGCCAAGTGCTGCAGTTCATAAACTCCCATATGAGGGtcattttacatatttatatttctGTGATGAATGCCATAGACAGATATTTACCACACTTTTTGGAACCCCACAAGGCCCTCTCCCTGTCAACAATACCATAGAAGTGGAACAAACATCATTGGATGATATACAAGTGCAGGAAGATGCTTCAACTCAGGATGATTTTAAGACAAACTGAGATATCAAAGTTTTCTATAATTAGGTTTGAGTTTTGACATTTAATGTAAGGTTGGTTGTATATATAGCATAGGTTTATTCTATCACTTGTGATTAGAAAAGTTgaataaaattttctcatatatttaTGTGGCAATTGAATGGAGATTTGAGAAACTTTTTGAAGTTGTTGGCTGGCTACAATGGAAATAAACATAACCAAGGAAAAGGTGATGACTTGCTCTGATTTGTTGTTAGCTGCTTTCAATTTAATATTGAGACAATAGTTTTTTTACAGCTTATTATTGTGAATTGTGTTATGAGTTGACCACCTAAGGCTAATTGTTGCCTCAGCTGTATGTCTGCAATAAGCCATGACCACTCTACTGCTAAACAAACTAGATTTAACTGTGAATTCTGATACCCCATGTCCTTAAGAGACTTTCCACGTTTTCTAGTCAATGTTTTCAGCTAAGTTAGGTTTGGCTGGGGAAACAAAACATAGAAATTTGGCTAAATTATGTGATAACATAAGGGATGGGATTTGGTTAATGGTTTGGCCTTTTAATTATATCAAGGTACTTTGAACATAGAGTTAACGACGTATGTTTTAAAAAAGGTGACGTGTGAAAATTATTATAATGCATTTAACCATGTTAGTGGCATtcacataaattaaattttaaaaaacgaTATGCAATAGTCTAAAaagtttaaaacatatatatgcagaaacaaataaaaaccaaaaattagatgaacatatttaaaaattataaagattcaaAAAACGgaaattaataaaagatataaatttgtggacaatatatataaaattataaaaaaatttcaaaaaaattataaataattaaatattttcaataattacaaaaagttcaaaacaaaaatattttctaaaatattcaaaattaaaaaaaaagagttaaagttttagaaaaagaatttaattaaactttagaaaattacaaaaattcgaAAAACAAATTGACTGACTTTGACCACTGTTGACTTGACTATCGTTGATAGACCATTGATGGCCATTGATCGGTATTGACTGATCAACAATGgtgaatttttaatttgattttttttttgtatttttagaattcttttagaaattatatatttcaattatttttttgagttttttgaaaatttgaattgttaaatttcttttagaatttatatatatatttttgtatttttactttcttttataattttctaaaagtttgcattttattaatttttaatatattttattaattttcaaaaggtttttagaaattatatatattttttagtttcaaatttatttttgaaaatttagaattttttagaatatatacatactttaaaaaaaaaaattaaagtgtaaATGCCACACCATTGTTGACACGAATAAGAATGTCACATGATGCATTCTAATAGGCTTCATGTGTCTTCTAATAGGCTTCATGTGTCGGGTTTTCAAGTATCAAAGTGgacaaaaaaaatgatataattaactaattaagggTCAAATCATCAATAAAGCCTAGAAGTTAAGATTCAATCTAATATCTTTTGCCATTTGCTGTTCAAATACATTCATTATTATCATTCACAGGTGTAAGGAGTGCTTTATAACATCCTATCAAAAGGCTCACAGACAACTTGTAATACCAAACTTAACCAAACCAAAAGCATTATTGCAATTAAGGATGAAATGTGTTTTGACTGAAGCACTTGGGTTTTAGAGTTGATAtgtaaactaaataataataattcaaaattgaAAACATGTCAGTCAACTTTCTGCAATCCCAACAGTTATCAAGCTGTGTAATGAATTCATGACTTACAAGTTCAACTTTATATCAGCTTCTTCTACTATCATGTTCCAGAGCTAGAGTTGGTAGAATTGCCATGGCCTCACCATCAAGAACAAGAAGCTCGCCATTCTTGAAGCACTTTGTTGATAGTTTTGCTCTGAACCGTGCAATAACACCGAAAGCATTAAGTCAAACACTACAATCTGTTGTTGGGTTGtgcaaattttcaaattaattgagGGGATCTAACTTACATGTATCTCTTCTTGCTTTGTTTAATGCTGATAGCTTTTACCTCACCCACAATTTCATCTCCGACGTAAACAGGAGACCTGAAGTGCAAGCTTTGGGAAACATATATAGCTCCAGACTAAAAAAATTCAGGTATTAAAAGTGTTAAA
The Gossypium hirsutum isolate 1008001.06 chromosome A07, Gossypium_hirsutum_v2.1, whole genome shotgun sequence genome window above contains:
- the LOC107953206 gene encoding uncharacterized protein isoform X1, with the translated sequence MMGGEGFRTASAAAGVAPEKAASFNDVVREFMKGLLEMSVEFGRGCRDVLRQSLVTEDSFLVRNFGNDSYIGRKIKVPKGKVLRRLRLFNEYLVPEDKDPLHAWSVILSVFLLALAVLSLSIEYDTAIPVAKKVYIHPPSADRIILPDGRYMAYREQGVPADRARFSIIIPHSFLSSRLSGIPGLKASLLEEFGVRLLTYDLPGFGESDPYPYRNLESSASDMLFLANALGVSDKFWVVGYSTGSVHAWAALRYIPDRLAGAAMFAPMVNPYDSLMNRGERYGTWEKWTRKRKFMYFLARRFPKFLSYFYRQSFLSGKHGQIDQWLALTLGTRDRALIEDPIYEEFWQRDVEESIRQGNAKPFVEEAVLQVSNWGFSLADLKLQKKQRGKGILNLIKFFLSGSEEEYTGFLGPIHIWQGMDDKVVPPSMTDFVHRVLPSAAVHKLPYEGHFTYLYFCDECHRQIFTTLFGTPQGPLPVNNTIEVEQTSLDDIQVQEDASTQDDFKTN
- the LOC107953206 gene encoding uncharacterized protein isoform X2, whose translation is MMGGEGFRTASAAAGVAPEKAASFNDVVREFMKGLLEMSVEFGRGCRDVLRQSLVTEDSFLVRNFGNDSYIGRKIKVPKGKVLRRLRLFNEYLVPEDKDPLHAWSVILSVFLLALAVLSLSIEYDTAIPVAKKVYIHPPSADRIILPDGRYMAYREQGVPADRARFSIIIPHSFLSSRLSGIPGLKASLLEEFGVRLLTYDLPGFGYSTGSVHAWAALRYIPDRLAGAAMFAPMVNPYDSLMNRGERYGTWEKWTRKRKFMYFLARRFPKFLSYFYRQSFLSGKHGQIDQWLALTLGTRDRALIEDPIYEEFWQRDVEESIRQGNAKPFVEEAVLQVSNWGFSLADLKLQKKQRGKGILNLIKFFLSGSEEEYTGFLGPIHIWQGMDDKVVPPSMTDFVHRVLPSAAVHKLPYEGHFTYLYFCDECHRQIFTTLFGTPQGPLPVNNTIEVEQTSLDDIQVQEDASTQDDFKTN